The Nonlabens sp. Hel1_33_55 genome contains the following window.
CCTTGTCGTTGCGCCAAAAGCAGTAAACCAGTCACGGCAATCAAGAATAGCAATAGCGAAATCAAGCCTACAAAAAACCGCCCGATGCTCTTCAAGAACAGCGAACGGTGCAGGTTTGTGGCAAAACTATAAATTGCGGGACGTTCTTGAACCTCACCTAATTGATCTCCAGACGCAGCATCGATATAAATATCAAGCGTTTCCATCTCTACAGTAAGTACAGAAGCCTTAACAAAACCAGACGATTCTACTTCCATGGAGAACACCTCGTCGTAGTTGGACCTCAATCCTGTGATAGCAGTTGCTAGCGAAACCTCACTTAGATTTTGAACAGCATATCCCTGCGCTTGATGCGAGATAGGCTCGACCGCGAGAATCACACCGGTAATGGATGCAACAAGCAGAAATATGGAAGAGGCAAGTGCAAGTACTAAATGACTAAGCCGCCAGATGGAAATTGTCATAGGGAATCCTTACTGTGGTAACATTCTCACGTACCTGATAAAACCTTTACCATCTTTTTTAGCTTTTAGGTTTTCAGTAGTGAGTTCAAATTGGATGTCGTCTTTATAATATTTCTGATCCTCAACTGATGTTTCAAAACGTAGGCTGTATCCCTTGTTTATTTTATCCTCTGGAATCTGCAATACGGTAACCGTACGCTCGCCACCGCTAATAGTCTCACCAGAAATCGCATCGATGTTTGGTCGGTATTTACCATAGAATTTCCACCATGCAGGTATCTCGCTGTACCATTCACTGTCCTTGCCCTGTACATAAAGCGTTTCTTCATATTCTCCAGATGGATCAAGCAAAGAAACCACAACGTAGGCACCTTCTCCAGTGTAATTAGTCATTTGGATCAAGCATTTTACAGCTTTGGTGTTGTCTTTAGTAAATGAGGTAAGTAGCAATGCTACAAAGGCAATGGCAGGAAGAAGTTTAAATATTTTTTTCATATTAATTTAAAAAGTTGAGTGTAGTGTTTTGTTGTTGTAAGAGTTCGTTTTCTTTAGCTAGGTCTTGAACCGTTTCATCAAAATCGGTTTTGATTTTTGTACTTGCACCTTGCGCAATGAGGTATTTCATCATTTGATCGTCTTGTGCTTTCATGGCTGCTATGTGCAATGCCGTCAGGCCTTCATCGTTTTTCTGATTGATGTCAATTTCAAAAGCAGAAACGCGTTTCAATAGATCTAGATTATTCTCTTGGGCAGCCAGGTGAAGCAACGTATTACCTTCAGCCTGAGTTAGGTTCATTTTGACACCTTTATCTTGAAGTAGTTGGAGCTTGCTTTCAAAGGCTTCGGCATTTCTGTTGTTGTAAGAAGCTATTAAATAGTGAGCGATGGTGTTTCCCTTATCATCTTTCGCGAAAGCGTCACTATCATTAATCAGTAAAAATTCAACCACCTGTGAATTGTTGCGTTGGGTGGCAAGCATTAAAGCCGTTTGGCCAGACTTATTCTTCGCATTGAAGTCAATTACATCTTTTGAAAGTAGTTGGACTATTTCCAGTTCATTGCGGGAAGCGGCATTTAGAAATGGTGTGTTGCCATCACGATCTTTCTGATTGACGTTAGCACCAGCGTCAAGAAACAGTTTAAAAATCGCAGAATCTGTCGTATTGTAAGCAAGACTATGCAATGGTGTATAGCCGTCTGTGGTTACAATGTTGGGTTCTAATCCTAGACCCTGTAAAAACTCATATACCTCCAACGGATTGCTGTAACCTCGAGCACCTTGTGCGGCATATAGAAACGCATTGCCACTTTGATCATTGAGGGACTTGTAATCAGCACCTCTCTCAACTAATACGTTGAGAAACTCGATACTTCCCTTTTTTGAGGCGTAGGCAAAAATCCCATTACCAACGTTGTCCTTACTACCGAGTTCAAAACCTTTATTTAAAAAGAAATCCAATTCCTTTTCAGATTTCAAGTTAGGTGCTGCGAGTAATAGGAGGTTGGCACCATATTCGGTTTTCTGTTCAGTAAGGTTGACGCCGTTATTTTCAAAAGCGTTGAATAGGGCTTCATCATCTTGTCCAGCATTTACAGCAAATTCCAGCGGTGTATAACCATGACTGTCCTGTGCCGTTACAGATGCACCTAGGTCAAGTAAGTGATTAACTATGTCTACAGTACCAGCATAAGCAGCCCAATGCAAGTAAATGCGGCTGTCGTGAGTTTTCTTATCTACCGGATTACCTTCTAGCGAGAGAAGGTATTTAACGACATCATTATTAGTATTAGCAAGAATCGCATAGATCGTGGCATCAAAAGCGTTGCTATTAAGCGCCTGAGCATCGTTACCATCTGCAATCTTCTGTTTGACGGTTTCTAAATCAGGATTGCCCTTCCAGAAGTCGCGATCCATAAAAACATTGTTTTCTTGTGCGACCATGGCGCTACCTATAAATAGTATAGCCAGCATTGTTAATTTTTGTAGTGAATTCATTCTATTACTTTTTTACAAAGGATTCTATTACGGCGTCGATTGTAGCTTCTTCTTCAAAGCCTTCATCTTCTAGTAAAAATTTATACAAAGGTTTATTATCAACTCTCTCTTCAAGCACAAGGTTTTTGTCCCGGCTATATACTTCATCCCATTTAGAACGAACCAGAGACCATTTTTGATTGTTTTCCTTCCACCATTGTTGGGACGCTGCGCAACGAATGTCGTCCACTTTCACATAAGTGTTGTATCCTTTTTCTTTAGCTAATAGAACATCTTCCTTGCCAGACTCTCTTATTATTTTGGAATTATCCTGATCGTGCAACCAGCCATATTTCGTAATTTCTTGACGGTTACCACGCATTAATACATTGTAATCGCTACGTGTGGTATACTCACGTCTAGCGAGTGGCGCAGGCGTGGTATTTTCCCAATAGCTTTTACCATCAACGTGAACCCATGATGCAGATCCCTCATAACGAGGACTATCATCTACCTGGTAAACCTTTTGTGTCCACTGGCCTTTTACCTCATTTGCTGGTAGTTTTTCAAAGGTCCATTCGTTATCAGCATTATAAGTGTATAAATCTGTGTTTTCAAACAACCAGTCTTGTCGCCAGTGTTTAACGATCATTGGGTCAGCTGGATTTCCTACCTGTAATAAGTGCTGGATCTGTATCTCGTCAGCTTCATCAGTCACGAGTTGTGCCCATTCTAATGCTTTGTCTACTTTGGTTTTTGAAGGTTTATATAAAGAGTCTTGGCTGTAGTTAAATGTTTCGGCAAAATTGAAGGTTACTTCATAGCAGCCACACATGTCTTTGATGGCTTTTCTGTCTTGCTGTTTCTTAGAGGTTTGCGCCATCGAGGCGATAGAAATGAGTGTTATGATAATGTATAACGGTGTTTTCATTAGATAGTAGTTTATGTAATTTGATGGCAAATATAATTATTCTTATTAGTTCTAAATAAGAATAACCTATATATTTGCGCTTTATTAAGAATTAATCTAAATAATAAATGAAGAATTACTGCTTGTTATTGATTTTTGCTTTGTTCGCTTTCGCGAAAGCGATATCACAAGAAACACCTGTAGACACCACAGAAGTGAAGCAGCTTGAAGAAGTCATTTTAACAGCGACCCGCACGCAGCGCCAACTTTCTTCATTGCCCTTACCGGTTACGCTGATTTCAAAAAAGAAGATTCAACAATCTGGTTCCGTACGATTGAATGAGATTCTCAATGAACAAACAGGAATCGTTACGGTGGCAGATGAGAGCGGCTTTGAAGGTGTGCAAATCCAGGGAATGGCATCAGACTACATCATGATCTTAATTGATGGCGTGCCGCTGGTAGGCCGCAGTGCCGGGAATTTTGACTTGAGCAGATTGACCGTGGGAAATATTAAGCAAATTGAAGTTGTAAAAGGACCATCGAGTAGTCTCTATGGGTCTGAAGCGCTGGGCGGCGTTATTAATATTATTACTGAAAAACCAAGATCTCGAGAGCTTAATGGTAATGCGTCTTACCGCATAGGTAGTTTTATGCAGCAGGATATCAATCTGGACATCAAGCAGCGATCAAAAAAATTGCGCTATGCATTTTTTGCTAATCGGTTTTCTAGTGAGGGCTACGATCTCAATCCAGATGTCGATGGATCAACCGTGAATCCTTTTGAGAACTATACGGTTAATGGGCGTTTTTATTATGATTTTAATGATAGGTTGACACTATTCACATCTGCCAGGTTTTATGATCAGGTTCAGGATGCTGGGTTGATACAGAATGAGGTGCAATTTGAAGGAGATACCAAGGAGCAGGAATGGAATGGACACGCGAGGTTGGATCAAAAATGGAGTGATCAACTCAGTACAAGTTATGAGTTGTACTATACCAACTACAACGCCAGCGAGCAGATAGCAGATCCCATCGCAAACGATGTTTTGAGTGATAGCGACTTCGATCAGCGATTACTCCGGCCAGAGATTAGAGGTAGTTATAAGTTTGATTCCTCAAACTCAAAACATAGCGTGAATGCGGGAACGCTAACGGCTGGTATAGGTTTACAATATGATGAGCTAGACAGGACTTACTTTGATGAAACGGTACGTTTTAATTCCCAATACATTTATGCACAATATGATGTAAATCCTTTAGAGCGATTGAATATTATCGCTGGTGCTCGCTTTGATAACCACTCAGAATATAGCAATCAATTAAGCCCAAAACTCGCGGTACGCTATGAGCTGACAGATGATATCGCTGTGAAAGGATCTGTAGGATATGGCTTTAAGGCACCTGATTTTAGACAGCTTTATTTTGACTTTACAAACTCGGCCGTTGGATATACCGTTTTGGGATACAATGTGGCGCTGGATAAATTGCAGGAATTGCAGGATCAAGGACAGATTCTAGATGTGGTGGTTTCAGAAATGGATTTGGAGAACCCGTTAGAAGCAGAAAGTTCTGTGGGTTACAATTTAGGATTCACTTTCAAAAAGGATTCGTGGAACAGTGAGCTCAATTTTTTTAGAAATGACATCAGCAATTTGATCGATACGCGCATCATTGCCAGAAAAAACAATGGGCAGAATGTTTTTAGCTATGTCAATTTTGACGAAATCTTCACCACAGGATTTGAATTAAATGTAGGACGTCAAATCAGCAAAGCCATAAACGTGAGTGGCGGCTATCAATTGTTATATGCCTATGATAAAGAGAAGAGAGAAAACGTTAGTGACGGTAATGTTTTTGCACGCGATCCATCGACCAATCAGACCACTGCACTGGAGTCCACTGACTATTTTGGTCTTGTAAATAGATCCAGACATAATGCCAACTTTAAAGTCTTTTATGATATCGCTTCCGCGAAAGCGAACATCAACTTACGCCTTTTATATAGAAGTAAATATGCGCAGTTCGACACCAATGGAAACGGACTCATCGACACCTATGACACCAGTTTTATAGACGGTTATGTCACCACCAATGTTGCTGCGAGCAAAACTTTCTATGATCAATTAAATATTCAAATAGGAGCGAATAACCTACTTAATCACACTGATAACAACATTCCAACTTTACCGGGAATTCAGGGATACCTAAAACTTAACTATCAATTTTAAATTTTAATTACAATCAAAAAAACAACTATGAAAACATTACAAATTGCAACAATAGCCGCATTATTTATAGGATTTACATCTTGTAGCAGCGATGATGATTTAAACCAAGCAGTCGATTCAGTAGAATCTCAAATGGTAACCAATCTGGAAGCGCCGCAAACTGGTGGACAAGGCCAACCTGTAGGTGGAGCATTTACAAAATTTGACTTTGCGACCGGAATGCAAACTACTAGCGATACAGATTGGGATATCGCCTTTAGAGGCACCACCATCGCCATTAACGGCGGTACATCCACAGGAACAGCAGATGAACCTGTCAGAAATGGTAACGCAGGAGCTGCTATAGTTTCTGGTACTTTTGCAAGTGTGGAAACAGCGCAAGGCCTCTCTTTTTCACAAGATTCCGATAGCTCTTTTGCGATTCCCACAGGAAGCGATAATGGATGGTACAACTACAATCCACAACAGAATGTGGTAAGCGCGATTCCTGGAAAGATCTTAGTATTCAGAACAAGAAATGGAAACTACGCCAAAGTAGAAATCTTAAGCTACTACCTGGATCAAGATAGTTCCAATCCATCCAATGGACGTTTTTACACGTTTAATTATGTGTATAACCCAAATGATGGCGATAGCTCTTTTTAATATTAATAAAAATCAACAAAGGCTCTTTTAGTTTTCTAGAAGAGCCTTTTTTTATTTCAAACAGATTTTGATCAGGTGCCAGAATAATTGAAATGATATTATCAGTTGTTTAGAGGTGATTTTCCTTTATTTACTTCCCGAGGCAGAATATTCAATGTTTTGATATTGATGGAATGCAAGCTTCAAGGGTGTAGTGCATATATATGGCTGACCTTTAATATTTGATCTTGTCACGATTTTGAATATATGATTACCACTCGTCGACACTTAAACGTCATCTACCGATACTAAATAGCCCTTTGGACTATAAATGGAATATTGTTAAGGAGATTGAATCCATATTTGTAGGTGCTTAAACCCAGAAATGTGGAATACAAAAAACTCAAAGTCTTACTTATAGAAGATGATACCATCGAAGTAATGAAATTAAAACGGGCCATTGCAAAACTTGAAATGCCACACGATCTTATTGAAGCAAAAAATGGGGAAGAGGCTCTTGAGATTCTTAAGGATAACAGCTCACTGCCAGACATTATTTTGCTTGATCTTAATATGCCACGAATTAACGGATTGGAATTTCTCAAAATATTGAAGAGTGATGAACTGTTACGTTTTTTGCCAACCATCATTCTTACAACTTCCAGCAATAGAAAGGATATGTTGGAATGTTACAAAGAAGGCGTCGCTGGTTATATTCTTAAGCCTTTGAAATACGATGATTATGTAGAAAAAATAAGCACTACGTTGAATTACTGGAGCACTAACGAGTTAATTAAAGGATAATGAAGGGAATCGTATTTACAGAATTTTTGGATCTGGTAGAAACTAAGTTCGGTTTGGAAATGGTGGACACCATCGTTTCAAACGCAGATTTGCCTTCAAACGGTGTTTACACATCTGTAGGTACCTATAGCTTTTCTGAAATGTTGAGCTTATTGGTAAATCTCAATAAGGAAACGGGAATTGCTATCGACGATCTGCTACTGGTTTATGGTGAGCACTTTTTCTCTGTAGTTGAGGATAGCTATTCGTTTTTCCTTAAAGAATTTACTGAGCCTATCGCGATGCTGGCTTCCATAGAGAATCATATTCATGTGGAAGTAAGAAAGATATATCCTGATGCAGAGCTGCCTACCTTTAAGGTAGTGGCGAGAACGGATGATTCACTTGTCATGATATACAAGTCCAGTCGCTCGATGCATTGTTTTGGATTGGGACTTATGAACAAAACTTTTGAGTACTTCCATGCAGAAGCCACTATATTAGTTGAGAAAATAAAAGAAGATGGAACTGAGGTCAAATTCAGTATTCAACAACATGAGTGAGGATAAGATAAAAATCTACGAACGAGCACTTGCTCGTGAAAAAGCTGCTAGGAAACAGGCTGAACAGATTTTAGAGCAAAAGTCAAGAGAACTCTTTGAAAAATCTGAAGAACTACGTATTTCCAACTTGAAGCTGGAAAATCTTTACAAGCAAACATCCTCAGAATTAAAAGGCGTATTTGAAAATATCGTTGATGCTTACGTTGTTATTGACACAGAAGGTAAGGTCATCAAATTGAATCAAGCGGCAGAGAAATTACTGGGATATCATCTAGAAGATGACCTCAATCTTTTTTCACTGGTTTTTCCTGAAGAATTGGAAAGAGCCTACGAAGCCTTCGAATATCTACTAGAGAACTCTTCCCTTACTAATTTTCAGATTCAGATCAGTACTAAAGATGGATCTACTAAAATGGTTCACGTCAATGCGAGCTTAATTCTTAATAATGATGGTTTACCCATAGCAGCTCAAGGTATTGTAAGAGATATTACACAAGAAAAGGCCGCAGAGAACCAACTGAAGGAATCTCAAAACCGACTTTCCACCTTGATCCAAAACCTGGAAAGTGGTATCCTCTTGGAAGATGAAAACAGAGACATTGTCATCACTAATAGCAGATTCTGTGAGTTTTTTAGCATTCCTGTAACTCCTGAACAACTTGTAGGGCAGAACTGTGCAAACGCCGCAGACCAAAGTAAAAGCCTATTTGCAGATCCAGATAGCTTTGTGAAACGAATTAATAGTCTCGTAGAAAAGAAAGTACAAGCACTAGCTGATGAGCTTCAACTAGTCGATGGACGTATACTGGAACGGGATTTTATTCCAGTTTATGAAAATGAAATTTATAAAGGCCACCTATGGGCGTATAGAGATGTCACCTTACGCAGGCGCTACCGTAAGAATATTGAGGTAGAACGCCAGAAGTACCGTAGCATCATAGCAAATATGAACCTTGGTCTTATTGAAGTGAACCTCAATGATGAAATTCTAATGGTGAACCAGCGCCTGGAAGCCATGTCTGGATATAGTGAGGAGGAATTACTAGGAAAAAGAGGTAGTGATATATTGTTGGTTAAGGATGACCAACACGTTTTAACTAATGAAAACAATAAAAGGCTCAAAGGAAGTTCCAATTCTTATGAGATAAGAGCCCGAAAGAAAGATGGTGAGATCCGTCACTGGCTTATTAGTGGCGCACCGCAATACAATATAAGCGGTAAGGTGACCGGTTCCATAGGGATTCATTTAGACATTACTGAGCTCAAAAACCTAGAATTCCAAAAAGAGAATCTTTTAAAAAAATTGGAGAAAAGTAATGATGAACTTCAAGAATATGCCCATGTGGTATCCCACGATTTGAAATCGCCATTACGAAGTATCAACGCGCTTGTAAGTTGGATAAGAGAAGACAATCCTGATAAGTGGACAGAAGATACCAGGCACCATCTAGATATGATAGATACCACGCTTGAAAAGATGGAGCATTTAATTTCTGATGTTTTAGAATATTCGAGCGTTGGCGCAGATAATAATATTAAAGAGCCAGTTGATTTGAATGATGTACTAAAAGATATCGAGACCTTATTGCACATTCCTGAACACATCATATTGGAAATTAAAAAACCACTTCCATCTGTAAACGCTGATAGAATTAAGATTCAGCAGTTGTTTCAAAATCTGTTGAGTAATGGGATACGGTACTGCGATAAGGATCCAGGTTACGTGTCGGTAGACTTTGAGGAAAGTGCAAACTTCTACAAATTTTCAGTTGCTGATAACGGCGTTGGAATCGCACCTGAATTCCATGACAAAATTTTTAAAATATTTCAAACCCTTCATAAACGTGACGATTCAACTGGTATAGGCCTATCTATTGTCAAGAAAATTGTCGATCTGTATAATGGTGAAATCTGGGTAGAAAGCAATGTTGATCAGGGCACTATATTCCATTTTACCTTAGCAAAATAGTATATGAAAACAGTACAGGTACAGCGTAAGAAAAATGAGGATTGGGCATATCTCACTGAGGTAATTCCATTAAAAACACCTCTAGTTCTAGTTTTCGGTAATAGGTTTCTGCTTGAAAACTCAGATTTATATGAAGAAGTTAGGGAGCTTTTTCCAGATGGTGAGATAGTTTTTGGATCCTCCTGCGGTGACCTTATTGCTGGAGCGGTTAATGACGATCATGTAACGATCACCGCCATTGAATTCGAAAAATCCCAATTTGACATTAAAAGGGTAAATATCGTTAATTATGAAAATACGTCAGAAGCTGGAAATGCTGTCGCATCACTATTAAATCCTGAAGGATTACGACACGTGTTCGTATTATCAGAAGGTAGCAGCGTCAATGGGTCTGATTTGACTAAAGGCATGCAATCCATTTTACCTAACACGTTAATTACTGGAGGATTATGTGGTGATGATGATCGGTTTCAAAGAACGTTAGCTTCATACAATGAACAACCAAAGGAAGGTGAGATCATAGTCATTGGTTTTTATGGAAACAGCTTTGAAGCCTCCTTTTCCATTTATGGAGGTTGGAAACCCTTTGGTCCAGAAAGAATTATTACAAAGTCAGAAGGTAATGTTCTCTATGAAATTGATGGAAAGCCAGCACTTGATTTATACAAAAAATACTTGGGTGAAAAGGCAAAGGATTTACCAGGATCTGCATTGATCTATCCGCTGGATGTAAAACTGGAAGGAAACAAGCAGTCTTTTGTTCGTACCATTCTCAACATTGATGAGGAAAAGAACGCCATGATTCTTGCCGGCGATGTACCAGAGAAATCGACGGTACAGCTCATGATGAGTACCATGGATGATATTGCTGCAGCCTCAGAGACTGCAGCGATCAGAGCAATGGAAGGCAGGCAGCAACCACCACAATTGGCGATTCTCATAAGTTGTATAGGCCGTAAACTAGTATTGGATCAACGAGTGGAAGAAGAAGTGGAAGAGGTGATGGACGTAATAGAAAATGATGTCACCATAACTGGAATGTATTCCTACGGTGAAATTGCTCCCTTTTATGGTGAGCGCCATTGCAAATTACATAACCAGACGATGACTATTACACTAATAAGCGAGTAGATGAATCCACTCCTCAAAAGGCAAATAAGAAAATTTCTACCAGCAGATCTTCGGGATAGGGAAGACCTGCAATCGTTTTTAAAATCGATTGGAGATTCTTATGATAATATGGAGGATCAGTTTAAGATGACCCAGCGCGCGATGACGATAAGCTCAGATGAGCTTTTTGAGGCAAACCAAGCGTTGCGCGAAGAAACAGAACAACAGCGCAGATTACTGGAACGACTGGAAGCAGTTATCAATAGTGTCAACACAAAAAATACAGATGAGAATGATGCCGCCGTTATTCCAGAAATTAAACAGGGAAATCTGGCAGACTACATCAGCAATCAGGCAGATCAATTGATTGCTGTCAATAAAAATCAGGAGCGTTTGCTGCAAGAGCTGGCCCTGCAGAATCAGGAGCTAAATGATTATGCACACATCGTTTCCCACGATTTGAAATCGCCGTTGCGCAGCATAGAAGCTCTGGTAAGCTGGCTCAAAGAAGATTATGAACAAGAATTGGGAGATGAGGGCAAAGCACAGATTGAGCTCATTGTCACACATCTGGAAAAAATGGATGCGTTAATTCAAGGTATCTTAAGTTATTCCTCTATTGATAAAGAAGAGCGCAAGGAGAACTCTATTGATTTAAACAAACTTATGAGTGAAACAATTGATTTACTTCATGTTCCACCGCATATTGAAGTGAAAATTCACAACCTACCATCCATTACGGCAGATCGTTTTAAGATACAACAGCTATTTCAAAACCTGATAGGTAATGCCGTGGCTAATATGGATAAAACCGAAGGGCGCATTGATTTGATAGCCAGAAAATTAGATCAAGGTGTTCAATTTGAGGTAAAGGATAACGGTAAGGGCATACATCAGGATTATTATGGAAAAATATTCCAAGTGTTCCAGAAGTTGGAAGATGATTCCATGAGTACAGGCATAGGCCTTTCTATTGTTAAGAAGATCGTGAATTATTATGGTGGTACCATTTGGCTGGACAGTGAGTTAAATAAGGGAACTACATTTTATTTTACACTACCTAAAACCATTTAGATGGAACAGCCCAATCGCAATTATATCAACGAATTATCAGGAGGCAATAAAGAATTTGAAGATAAACTGATTCATGTAATCAAGTCAGAATGGCCCGATGAGGTTGAAGAATACCACGAGAATATGAAGAATTCCGCTTTCGCGAAAGCGGCACAAAACGTACACAAAATCAAACATAAATTAGGCATCGTTGGTCTAGTTGAAGGTTATGAACTAGCGGTGCAATATGAACTCCAACTCAAAGATGGAAACACGATAATGAAAGAGCAATTTCAGAACATTTTGAATGTGGTTACCCGTTTCATAAATGGATTGTAATATGTAAATTGCTGTGAATCCTAAATTCTAAGATTTGAAGTGTATCATAGTAGATGACGAGGTAGCAGCTAGAACGATAGTGAGCCATCTGTGCAGTCAGACCGATAATTTGAAGGTGTTGGAAGAGTTTCCCAATGCCATGCAGGCCATTAAATTCTTGAATAAGAACGAAGTGGATTTGATATTTCTAGACATTCATATGCCAGATTTTACAGGCTTTGACTTTATCGATACGCTCAAAAATCCGCCTAAAATCATCCTGACCACATCAGATAAAAACTTTGCGATAGAAGCTTTTAGCTATGAATGTATTGTCGATTATCTGGTAAAACCCATCACGTTACCTAGATTTCAAAAAGCCGTACTCAAGGCAGAGAATTTTGTAAAACCCACAGAAGCCGCACCTTTATCTCGCAACACTTCTAAAGCAGATCCAGCAGAAAAGGAAATGTATGTAAACATCGATCGTCGATTGATTAAAATTGAGTTCGATAAAGTCTATTTGATAGAAGCTAAAGGTGATTACATTCTTATCAAAACAGAGGATAAAAACTACACCGTGCATTCCACGCTTAAAAAAATACAAGAAAAGCTACCAGACAGCAGCTTTTTGAAAGTACACCGTTCCTACATCATCAATTTTAGAAAAATCATTGATATCGAGGATAACAGCGTGCTCATTGCAAAAAATGTGGTGCCCATAAGCAGGTCCAACAGACCTGAATTGATGAAGCGTTTAAATCTCTTGTAAATCGTTCACTGATAGGTTTTTATGATTCTAGTTATAGTTAAGAACAAAAAACCGCAAAAACCAATAGTTTCCATTGACCCAGAAAGTCT
Protein-coding sequences here:
- a CDS encoding PAS domain S-box protein — translated: MELRSNSVFNNMSEDKIKIYERALAREKAARKQAEQILEQKSRELFEKSEELRISNLKLENLYKQTSSELKGVFENIVDAYVVIDTEGKVIKLNQAAEKLLGYHLEDDLNLFSLVFPEELERAYEAFEYLLENSSLTNFQIQISTKDGSTKMVHVNASLILNNDGLPIAAQGIVRDITQEKAAENQLKESQNRLSTLIQNLESGILLEDENRDIVITNSRFCEFFSIPVTPEQLVGQNCANAADQSKSLFADPDSFVKRINSLVEKKVQALADELQLVDGRILERDFIPVYENEIYKGHLWAYRDVTLRRRYRKNIEVERQKYRSIIANMNLGLIEVNLNDEILMVNQRLEAMSGYSEEELLGKRGSDILLVKDDQHVLTNENNKRLKGSSNSYEIRARKKDGEIRHWLISGAPQYNISGKVTGSIGIHLDITELKNLEFQKENLLKKLEKSNDELQEYAHVVSHDLKSPLRSINALVSWIREDNPDKWTEDTRHHLDMIDTTLEKMEHLISDVLEYSSVGADNNIKEPVDLNDVLKDIETLLHIPEHIILEIKKPLPSVNADRIKIQQLFQNLLSNGIRYCDKDPGYVSVDFEESANFYKFSVADNGVGIAPEFHDKIFKIFQTLHKRDDSTGIGLSIVKKIVDLYNGEIWVESNVDQGTIFHFTLAK
- a CDS encoding FIST signal transduction protein; its protein translation is MKTVQVQRKKNEDWAYLTEVIPLKTPLVLVFGNRFLLENSDLYEEVRELFPDGEIVFGSSCGDLIAGAVNDDHVTITAIEFEKSQFDIKRVNIVNYENTSEAGNAVASLLNPEGLRHVFVLSEGSSVNGSDLTKGMQSILPNTLITGGLCGDDDRFQRTLASYNEQPKEGEIIVIGFYGNSFEASFSIYGGWKPFGPERIITKSEGNVLYEIDGKPALDLYKKYLGEKAKDLPGSALIYPLDVKLEGNKQSFVRTILNIDEEKNAMILAGDVPEKSTVQLMMSTMDDIAAASETAAIRAMEGRQQPPQLAILISCIGRKLVLDQRVEEEVEEVMDVIENDVTITGMYSYGEIAPFYGERHCKLHNQTMTITLISE
- a CDS encoding sensor histidine kinase, whose amino-acid sequence is MNPLLKRQIRKFLPADLRDREDLQSFLKSIGDSYDNMEDQFKMTQRAMTISSDELFEANQALREETEQQRRLLERLEAVINSVNTKNTDENDAAVIPEIKQGNLADYISNQADQLIAVNKNQERLLQELALQNQELNDYAHIVSHDLKSPLRSIEALVSWLKEDYEQELGDEGKAQIELIVTHLEKMDALIQGILSYSSIDKEERKENSIDLNKLMSETIDLLHVPPHIEVKIHNLPSITADRFKIQQLFQNLIGNAVANMDKTEGRIDLIARKLDQGVQFEVKDNGKGIHQDYYGKIFQVFQKLEDDSMSTGIGLSIVKKIVNYYGGTIWLDSELNKGTTFYFTLPKTI
- a CDS encoding Hpt domain-containing protein; translation: MEQPNRNYINELSGGNKEFEDKLIHVIKSEWPDEVEEYHENMKNSAFAKAAQNVHKIKHKLGIVGLVEGYELAVQYELQLKDGNTIMKEQFQNILNVVTRFINGL
- a CDS encoding LytR/AlgR family response regulator transcription factor; the protein is MKCIIVDDEVAARTIVSHLCSQTDNLKVLEEFPNAMQAIKFLNKNEVDLIFLDIHMPDFTGFDFIDTLKNPPKIILTTSDKNFAIEAFSYECIVDYLVKPITLPRFQKAVLKAENFVKPTEAAPLSRNTSKADPAEKEMYVNIDRRLIKIEFDKVYLIEAKGDYILIKTEDKNYTVHSTLKKIQEKLPDSSFLKVHRSYIINFRKIIDIEDNSVLIAKNVVPISRSNRPELMKRLNLL